DNA from Mycobacteriales bacterium:
CCGAGCGTCGCCCCCTCAGCGCCTGGGTGCTGGACTGGGCGCGGGCCCAGACCGGGGTGCTGCGCGGGGACGCCAAGTCGGCCGCGCTGCGGGGGATCGTGGCCGATCTGCTGAGCACTAGGGACGGCACGACCTACGCGGTCAAGAAGATCTCCGGAGTCGACCAGCGCATCGACCTGCCCGGCGACCATCCGCTGGTCGGCCGCTACGTCCCCGACCTGTGGCTGACGGGCGGTTCCCGGCTGGTCGACCATGGTCACGGCGGCGGGTTCCTGCTGCTCGACCGCACGCCGGACGCCGCGTTCGCCCGCCTCGCCTCGGCCTGGGCCTGGCGGGTGAGCACCGTGACCGACGACCATGCTGGTCATCCGCTGCCGACCGGCGTGTTGGTACGCCCGGACGGCGTGGTCGCCTGGGCCACCGACACCAGCACCGACATCAGCACCGATGCCAGCGCCGACACCACCGACATCGCCGGCCTCGAATCCGCCCTGCACCGATGGACCGGCGCGCCGTCGCCCTCACCCGAGCACGAGCCGGTGGGCTGAACCTCGGGCCCTGGGCGTCAGCTCGCCTTCGGCGGTCTCGTCGGCCCGGCGCCGACGCCGAGATCGACGAGCGCAACCTCGATCTCGTCGAGGTCGTCGTCGGTCAGGGCGAAGTCGGCGGCGCCGATCCAGCCGTCCACCTGGTCGGGCGAGCGCGGGCCGACGATCGCGCCGGTCACACCCGGCCAGCTGAGCACCCACGCGACGGCGACAGCCGCGACCGTGGCGTCGTGGCGCGCGGCGATGGGGCGCAGGCGGTCGCGCAGTGCCAGGTTCGCCTGCAGCGCCGGCGGCGCGAAATGCGTGAAGTCGATGTGCCAGCGCCGCCAGTCCCGGCTGTCCATCAGCGCCAGTCGCTCGGCGGAGAAGGTGTCGGTCAGGAGGCCGGCCTGCAGCGGGCTGTAGCAGATGAGCCCGGTGCCGTTCTCGGCACACCAGGGCGCGAGCTCGGCCCCCGCGCGCCGGTCGATCAGCGAGAACGGCGGCTGCAGCGAGTCGACGTGGTGGATCTTCTCGCAGCGCTCGAGCAGGTCCACGTCGAAGTTGGACACAGCGCCGGCCCTGACCTTGCCCTGCTCGATCAGCCGGCCCATCTCCGCCCAGGAGTCCTCGACCGGCACGCCGGTGCCGTCCGGCCAGTGGAACTGGTAGAGGTCGATCCGCTCGACGCCAAGGCGCCGGAGCGAGGCGTCGCACTCCTGGCGGATCGAGTCCGGGCGCAGGCAGCGCACCGGGTCACCGAACACGTCCGAGTCGGACCAGCGCAGGCCGCACTTGGTGAACAGGTACGGCCGCTCCTCTTCGGGCACGCCCGCGATCGCGCGCCCGACCATCTCCTCGGCATGCCCGCGGCCGTAGACCGCCGCGGTGTCGATCCAGTTGACGCCGAGCGCCACCGCGTGGCGCAGCGCGCGCACCGACGTGGCGTCGTCCTGCGCGCCCCAGTTGTACTTCCACTCGGCGCCCCCGATCGCCCAGCTCCCGGCGCCGACGACGCTGATGTCGTACCCCGTCCGGCCGAGCTGTCGTGTGGCGAGCGGTGTCATTCGGGTCCTCCTCGGGTTGTAGGGACCTGGGACTCGGGCATGAACCTGGACAGCTCGCGCCGGTGGCTCTGCACCATCAGCTCGATGAGCTCCTCCATGGAGATCTCGCTCAGGTCCTTGTCCAGGGTCACCCGGCCCTGCTGGATCACGTTGATCCGGTC
Protein-coding regions in this window:
- a CDS encoding FAD-dependent monooxygenase encodes the protein RAAPTRWTDNTRQAATYWSGRVLLAGDAAHVHPPFGGQGLNLGVGDAMNLGWKLGAVVAGWAPVGLLDTYDAERRPLSAWVLDWARAQTGVLRGDAKSAALRGIVADLLSTRDGTTYAVKKISGVDQRIDLPGDHPLVGRYVPDLWLTGGSRLVDHGHGGGFLLLDRTPDAAFARLASAWAWRVSTVTDDHAGHPLPTGVLVRPDGVVAWATDTSTDISTDASADTTDIAGLESALHRWTGAPSPSPEHEPVG
- a CDS encoding aldo/keto reductase, whose protein sequence is MTPLATRQLGRTGYDISVVGAGSWAIGGAEWKYNWGAQDDATSVRALRHAVALGVNWIDTAAVYGRGHAEEMVGRAIAGVPEEERPYLFTKCGLRWSDSDVFGDPVRCLRPDSIRQECDASLRRLGVERIDLYQFHWPDGTGVPVEDSWAEMGRLIEQGKVRAGAVSNFDVDLLERCEKIHHVDSLQPPFSLIDRRAGAELAPWCAENGTGLICYSPLQAGLLTDTFSAERLALMDSRDWRRWHIDFTHFAPPALQANLALRDRLRPIAARHDATVAAVAVAWVLSWPGVTGAIVGPRSPDQVDGWIGAADFALTDDDLDEIEVALVDLGVGAGPTRPPKAS